The following is a genomic window from Pectobacterium carotovorum.
AATCGACGGTTCCTGGGTTAATGTGCAGGCGGATACCGTGTGTATTCATGGCGATGGACAACATGCGCTGCTGTTTGCCCGCAAATTGCGCAGCTGCTTTAACGAGCACCAGATAACGGTTGCTGCGGCATAATCATTATTTTTTGTAGGACGGGGATAACCGATGAAAACCGTTTTGATTACGGCGTTTGAACCTTTTGAGGGTGAAGCGATTAATCCCTCATGGGAAGCGGTAAAAGTGCTTCACCAGCGGGAAGTCGGCGGCGCACGCGTGGTCGCCTGCCGTTTATCTTGTGTTTTTGATGTGTCGCTGGAACAGCTTTACCGTGCCATCGCGGAATGGCAACCGGAAGTGGTGATTGCGGTGGGGCAGGCGGGCGGTCGCGCTGATATTTCTGTCGAACGCGTGGCGATTAATATTAATGATGCCCGCATTGCCGATAACCGAGGCAACCAACCGATTGACACGCCCGTAGTCGAAAAGGGGCCAGCGGCGTATTTCTCGACGCTGCCGGTGAAAGCGTTGGTGCAGGCGTTACGTGTGGCGGGCATTCCTGCCTCGGTATCGCAAACTGCGGGGACGTTTGTCTGTAACCATGTGATGTACGGGCTTTTACATCACCTGCACCAACAGGGCGATGTGGTGCGCGGCGGGTTCGTTCACATCCCCTATTCGCCGGAACAGGCTGCGCGACATCCCGGTGAACCGAGCATGCCTACGCCGCTCGTGACGGCGGCGCTGGAAGTGATGATCAAGCAGTCGCTGGTGCAGCAGGTGGATGTGGCGGTGACGGGTGGCGCGCTGCATTAGAGTGATTAATCGCGCAATATGTCTGAATTTCAGGGAGTAAGGTATGCCGGAAGGACCGGAAATTCGCCGGGCGGCCGATAAGCTGGTTGAGGCCGTTGTGGGAAAAACGCTGACGCGAGTCTGGTTTGCGTTTCCAGAACTGAAGCCATACGAAGCAGAATTGGTCGGGCAGCAGGTCAGGCAGATTGAAACGCGCGGAAAAGCGCTGCTGACCTATTTTAGCAACGATCGGGTGCTGTATAGCCACAACCAGCTGTATGGCGTGTGGCGAGTCGTAAATGCTGGTGAGTCGCCGGAAACGAAGCGGGATTTGCGCGTCCGGCTGGAAACGCAGGATCGCGCCATTCTGCTTTATAGCGCGTCCGATATTGAAATGCTGACGCAGGAGACGCTCTCGACGCATCCTTTCCTGCAACGTGTTGGCCCTGATGTCTTGGATCTCTCACTGACACAGGAACAGGTGTATGAGCGTCTGTTATTACCGCGCTTTCGCCGTCGCCAGTTTAGTGGGCTGCTGTTGGATCAGGCATTTCTTGCGGGACTAGGGAATTACCTGCGCGTCGAGATTCTCTGGCAGGCACAGCTGGCGCCGCAACATACAGCAGCACAGCTGAATGAGGACCAGTTGCAGACGTTAAGTCAGGCGCTGCTGGAGATTCCCCGATTGTCCTACAACACGCGCGGCACCGTTGATGAAAATCGACATCACGGGGCGATTTTTTCGTTCAAGGTTTTCCATCGTGAAGGGGAACGCTGTGAGCGCTGCGGTGGAATCATCGAAAGAACCATGCTGTCATCACGCCCATTCTATTGGTGCCCGGGTTGCCAGAAGTAGTCGAAATACCGGTCTGAAACAACAAAGGCCGGATACTATATCCGGCCTTTTCGTGTAGATACTGAATGGATTAATCGTGTTTCAGATTGGATGCGAAGTCACGTTTGTCATAGCCAGTATACAGCTGACGCGGACGGGCAATCTTGATGCCGTCGTCGTGCATTTCGTTCCAGTGCGCAATCCAGCCCACGGTACGCGCCATCGCGAAGATAACGGTGAACATGGAAGACGGAATACCCATCGCTTTCAGGATGATACCGGAGTAGAAGTCCACGTTCGGGTACAGTTTCTTCTCAATGAAGTACGGGTCGTTCAGCGCGATATGTTCCAGCTCCATCGCCACTTCCAGCAGGTCATCTTTTCTACCCAACTCTTTCAACACTTCATGGCAGGTTTCACGCATGACGGTAGCGCGCGGGTCGTGGTTTTTGTACACACGGTGACCGAAGCCCATCAGACGGAAGGAGTCGTTCTTGTCTTTTGCACGCTCGATAAACGCAGGAATGTGTTCCACGCTGCTGATTTCTTCCAGCATACGCAGACAGGCTTCGTTCGCGCCACCGTGCGCCGGTCCCCACAGCGAGGCGATCCCCGCGGCGATACAGGCAAACGGGTTCGCACCAGACGAGCCAGCGGTACGGACGGTAGAGGTTGAAGCGTTTTGTTCGTGATCGGCATGCAGGATCAGAATACGGTCCATGGCGCGTTCCAGCACCGGATTCACAACATATTCTTCACAAGGCGTAGAGAACATCATGTGCAGGAAGTTACCCGCGTAGGACAGGTTGTTTTTCGGATAAACAAACGGCTGACCCAGTGAATATTTGTAGCACATTGCTGCGACGGTCGGCATTTTGGACAGCAGGCGATAGGCCGCGATTTCACGGTGGCGCTCAATGTTAATGTCCAGTGAATCGTGGTAGAACGCCGCCAGCGCGCCAGTCACGCCGCACAATACGGCCATTGGGTGTGAATCGCGACGGAAACCGTGGAACAGACGGGTAATCTGCTCATGGATCATGGTGTGGCGAGTCACGGTCGTCTTGAAGGTTTCATACTGTTCTACCGTCGGGACTTCACCGAACAGCAGGATGTAACACACTTCAAGATAATTAGATTTTTCAGCCAGTTGGGCAATCGGGAAGCCGCGGTGCAGCAGAATGCCTTCGTCACCGTCGATATAGGTAATCTTTGATTCGCAAGATGCAGTAGAGGTAAAACCGGGGTCAAATGTGAAGTAACCTTTGGAACCGAGGGGACGAATATCAATCTCATCATGTCCTAGTGTGCCGGATAGGACATTTAGCTCAATTGGTTCTTTACCTTCTAGAGTAAGTGTTGCTTTTTTATCAGCCATTTACAGTCTCCTTAGCGCTTTAATTTTAAAAATTTTCACTGAAGAAATACCGTCATGCCTGTGCACCGGCAAGAATAATGGCCGGTGAAACTCTGTCGTGACACAGTCGTCAAATAGGGTACAGAGTAAGGCGGATCGCCGCATTCAGGATGAAAAATTCGTTCTCCAGGTAATTAACGATATTCAGATAATGAGTTGTGCTCTGAATAGATTCTAGTCATTACCTATGACTTTTACGTGGACTCTCTCCACTGTTACATAAGTTACGCCAGTGTGGAAGTGTCGCCGTGTGCTTTAACACATCATAAGGAACTCAATCCCCTAGTTGTAATTGAAATGTTGAACTTTTGTCAAATCAGATAATTAATTTTATATAAATTGTGAAATTCGTGATCTAAATCACTGTTCGGGGCAAATGTCACCAAACAGTTTGTATGGGAATTGTAATAGGAATGTGAAGGACCTATACTGCCGCCAGGTCTCCGGAATCACCCTGCAGTAGGAGCACCCAGTATGAAAGGATCATGCGCTGTTTAGACACCGGAATGTCGATGTTTGAGCGCGTATCGTAAACCCACTCTTCAGGGCTGCAACTTTCATACTGTCTGACCTCACATCAGGCCCGGAGGAAGAAACAATAATAAAAGCTGTGTGGGCAAATCCGTGAAAAAACAAAGACCTGTCAATCTGGAATTGCAGACGATCCAGTTTCCCGTTACTGCGATAGCATCTATTCTTCACCGCGTCTCCGGCGTTATCACCTTTGTCGCTGTCGGTATTTTACTGTGGCTGTTGGGCACTTCTCTTTCTTCAGAGGAAGGGTTCCTGCGCGCTGCGGAAATTATGGATAGCTTCATCGTTAAATTTATCGTTTGGGGCATCCTCGTTGCGTTGGCTTATCACATTGTTGGTGGTTTACGTCATCTCTTGATGGATTTTGGCTATATAGAAGAAGACCTTGCCGCAGGTAAGCGTTCTGCAAATATCTCCTTTATTATTACTGTCGTGCTTTCAATTCTGGCTGGAGTCCTCGTATGGTAAGCAATGCTTCTGCGTTAGGACGCAATGGCGTACACGATTGGTTACTGATTCGCGCTTCCGCCATCGTCATTGTTCTGTATGTAATTTATATCATTGGTTTTATTGCTACGGCTGGCGATATCACGTATGAAATCTGGCGTGGTTTCTTCGCGATGGCTCTCACCAAAGTATTCACACTGCTAACGTTATTTTCCATTCTGGTTCATGCCTGGATAGGGATGTGGCAAGTGCTGACCGACTACATTAAACCGCTGGCCTTACGCCTGACTTTACAGTTGGCGATTGTCGTGGCGCTGTTGGTGTACGTCATTTATGGAACTATTGTGGTGTGGGGTGCGTGATGAATTTGCCAGTCAGAGAATTTGATGCAGTGGTTGTTGGTGCGGGTGGCGCAGGTATGCGTGCCGCGCTGCAAATCTCCCAAATGGGCCTGTCCTGTGCCCTGTTATCGAAAGTGTTCCCAACCCGTTCCCATACAGTATCTGCGCAGGGCGGTATTACCGTTGCGCTGGGTAACACCCATGAAGATAACTGGGAATGGCACATGTATGACACCGTAAAAGGGTCAGACTACATTGGCGATCAGGACGCGATTGAATATATGTGTAAAACCGGCCCGGAAGCGATTCTGGAACTGGAACACATGGGTTTACCGTTCTCCCGTCTGGACGATGGCAGCATTTATCAGCGTCCGTTCGGCGGTCAGTCCAAGAATTTTGGCGGCGAGCAGGCCGCGCGTACCGCAGCCGCAGCTGACCGTACTGGCCATGCGCTGCTGCATACGCTGTATCAGCAGAACCTGAAAAACCATACGACCATTTTCTCCGAGTGGTACGCCCTCGATCTGGTGAAGAATCAGGATGGCGCGGTTGTCGGCTGTACGGCGATCTGTATCGAAACCGGTGAAGTTGTCTATTTCAAAGCCAAAGCGACCGTACTGGCGACGGGTGGTGCGGGCCGTATCTACCAGTCTACGACCAACGCCCACATTAATACAGGTGATGGCGTGGGCATGGCATTGCGTGCCGGCGTTCCGTTGCAGGATATGGAAATGTGGCAGTTCCACCCGACCGGTATTGCTGGCGCGGGTGTGCTGGTAACCGAAGGCTGCCGTGGTGAAGGCGGCTACCTGCTGAACAAGCACGGTGAACGTTTCATGGAACGCTATGCGCCGAACGCGAAGGATCTGGCGGGGCGTGACGTGGTTGCGCGTTCCATCATGATCGAAATTCGTGAAGGCCGCGGCTGTGAAGGTCCGTGGGGACCTCATGCCAAGCTGAAGCTGGATCATCTGGGTAAAGACGTTCTGGAATCCCGTCTGCCGGGTATTTTGGAACTGTCCCGTACGTTTGCTCACGTCGATCCGGTGAAAGAGCCGATTCCGGTTATCCCAACTTGCCACTACATGATGGGCGGTATTCCGACCAAAGTGAGCGGTCAGGCGTTGACGGTGAATGAGAAAGGCGAAGATGTGGTGATTCCAGGGCTGTTCGCCGTGGGTGAAATTGCCTGCGTATCGGTGCATGGTGCCAACCGTCTGGGCGGTAACTCGCTGCTCGACCTGGTGGTATTCGGTCGCTCGGCGGGTATTCACCTGCAAGAGTCTCTGGAAGAGCAGGGCGCCAGCCGTGATGCCAGCGATTCCGATATTGAAGCATCGCTCGATCGTCTGAACCGCTGGAACAATACCCGTTCAGGGGAAGATCCGGTTGAAATCCGTAAAGCGCTGCAATCCTGTATGCAGAATAACTTCTCGGTCTTCCGCGAAGGCGATGCGATGGCGAAAGGGTTGGAAGAGCTGAAAGTGATCCGCGAACGCCTGAAAAATGCGCGTCTGGATGACACGTCAAGCGAGTTCAACACCCAGCGTATCGAGTGTCTGGAGCTGGATAACCTGATGGAAACCGCCTATGCGACAGCGGTATCCGCCAACTTCCGTACCGAAAGCCGTGGCGCGCATAGTCGTTTCGACTACCCAGAGCGTGACGATGAGAATTGGCTGTGCCATTCGTTGTATCTGCCGCAAACCGACAGCATGACGCGCCGCGAGGTGAACATGCAGCCTAAACTGCGTCCGGCGTTCCCGCCGAAAGTACGTACTTATTAATTGCGGAGATCAAACGATGAAACTCGAATTTTCTATTTATCGTTACAACCCGGATGTTGATGATGCTCCGCGGATGCAGGATTACCAGTTGGAAGCGGAAGAAGGCCGCGACATGATGCTGCTGGATGCGCTGATGTTGCTGAAAGAGCAGGACCCGACGCTGTCATTCCGTCGTTCCTGCCGTGAAGGCGTCTGCGGTTCCGACGGCGTTAACATGAACGGCAAAAACGGGTTGGCCTGTATTACGCCAGTTTCTGCGTTACGTCGCGGAAACAGCAAAATTGTTATCCGTCCTTTACCTGGATTACCGGTTGTTCGTGATTTGGTAGTGGACATGGGACAGTTCTATGCCCAATATGAGAAAATAAAGCCTTACCTGTTGAATAATGGGAAAAATCCGCCGGCGCGTGAGCATCTGCAATCGCCTGAACAACGTGCCAAGCTGGATGGGTTGTATGAATGCATCATGTGCGCCTGCTGTTCAACGTCTTGCCCGTCGTTCTGGTGGAACCCGGACAAGTTTGTTGGGCCTGCGGGGCTGCTGGCGGCTTACCGTTTCCTGATCGACAGCCGCGATACGGAAACCAAGCCACGACTGGACGAGTTGGACGATGCGTTCAGCGTCTTCCGCTGCCACGGCATCATGAACTGCGTCAACGTGTGTCCGAAAGGGCTGAACCCGACCAAGGCTATCGGCCATATTAAATCGATGCTGTTGCACCGCAGCGCGTAACGGATAGTCAGTACGTAACGCGTTATTGCATAAAGATAAGTAGTAAAACATGTATCTCCCTCTGAAGTTGCTATTCTTCAGAGGGAGCGCAGGAAACCTTTAAAAACCGGCTTACGCGCCAGAACCGGTTTTTAAAGGTTCCTTAGGGGGGATGGATACCCTAAGCGCGTACCGATGTACGACAAGTGAACCGTTTGTATAGTAAATGAGATACGGGCACTAATTACATGTTAACCACGGCGAAAACTGAAGCTTATTAGCTTAAGGGATCATAATGCAGAACGGCGCAATGAAGGCCTGGCTGGATTCCTCCTATTTGGCGGGTGCGAATCAGTCCTACATAGAGCAACTCTATGAAGATTTTTTAACCGATCCTGACTCGATCGAACATAGCTGGCGCTCGATCTTCCAGCAATTGCCTACGAGTGGGGTCAAACCGGATCAACTCCATTCCAAAACGCGTGAATATTTCCGCCGTCTGGCGAAAGACTCTTCGCGCTTTACCTCATCAGTCACCGATCCCGATATTGATGCTAAGCAGGTCAAGGTATTGCAGCTGATCAATGCGTTCCGCTTCCGTGGACATCAGCGCGCTAACCTAGACCCGATTTTCCTGCGCCCTCAGGAGCCAGTTGCAGAACTGGATCTGGATTACCACAATCTGACGCAGGATGATCTACAGGAATCCTTCAACGTGGGCTCTTTTGCCATCGGCAAAGACACCATGAAGCTGGAAGATCTGTATGAAGCACTGAAGCGCACTTATTGCGGTTCTATCGGTGCGGAATATATGCACATGACCAGTACGGAAGAGAAACGTTGGATCCAGCAACGTATCGAATCGGTAATGGGGCAGCCGTCATTTTCTCTCGAAGAAAAGCGTCGTTTCCTGAAAGAATTAACCGCAGCCGAAGGGCTGGAACGTTATCTGGGTGCTAAGTATCCTGGTGCGAAGCGTTTCTCGCTGGAAGGCGGCGATGCGCTGGTTCCGATGCTGAAAGAGCTGATTCGCCATGCGGGCGCGAACGACACCCGTGAAGTGGTATTGGGGATGGCGCACCGTGGCCGCCTCAACGTGCTGATCAACGTATTGGGCAAAAAATCTCAGGATCTGTTCGACGAATTCGCCGGCAAGCATAAAGAACACCTGGGTACGGGTGACGTGAAATATCATCAGGGCTTCTCGTCGGAATTCGAGACTGCTGGCGGCCTGGTGCATTTGGCGCTGGCGTTCAACCCCTCGCATCTTGAAATCGTCAGCCCGGTTGTGACGGGATCGGTTCGTGCGCGTCTTGACCGCCTTAGCAGTCAGAGTGGTCCACGTGTTCTGCCAATCACCATTCACGGCGATGCGGCAGTCAGTGGTCAGGGTGTGGTTCAGGAACTGTTGAATATGTCGACGGTGCGTGGCTACGAAGTTGGCGGCACGCTGCGTATTGTTATCAACAACCGTATCGGCTTCACCACGTCTAACCCGCTGGATATCCGTTCCACTGAGTACTGTACCGATATCGGTAAAATGGTGCAGGCGCCTATTTTCCACGTTAACGCAGACGATCCAGAAGCGGTGGCGTTTGTTACGCGTCTGGCGCTGGATTTCCGCAACGCCTTTAAGCGCGATGTATTTATCGATCTGATTTGTTACCGCCGTCATGGTCATAACGAAGCTGATGAGCCAAGTGCAACGCAGCCGATGATGTACCAGAAGATCAAAAAACATCCTACGCCACGTAAGGTCTATGCCGACCGTCTGGAGCAGGAAAAATCCATCACGCTGGAAGATGCCACTGAAATGGTCAATCTGTACCGCGACGCGCTCGATGCGGGTGAGTGTGTGGTAGAAGAATGGCGTGAAATGGATATGCAGTCCTTTACCTGGACGCCTTATCTGAACCATGAGTGGGATGAGCCTTATCCGCACGCAACAGAAATGAAACGCTTGCAGGAATTGGCGAAGCGTATCAGTGAAGTGCCGGAAGGGATTGACGTTCATCCTCGCGTTGCCAAAGTTTATGCTGACCGTGCCGAAATGGCCGCTGGCAACAAGCCGTTTGACTGGGGCGGGGCGGAAACGCTGGCCTACGCGACGCTGGTTGACGAGGGCATTCCGATTCGCCTGTCCGGTGAGGATAGCGGCCGCGGTACGTTCTTCCACCGCCATGCTGTTGTGCATAACCAGAAAAACGGTTCCAGCTACACGCCGCTGAATCATGTGCATAACGGGCAGGGCGCGTTTAACGTCTGGGACTCCGTATTGTCCGAAGAGGCGATTCTGGCGTTCGAATACGGTTATGCGACCGCAGAACCGCGCACGCTGACCATCTGGGAAGCGCAGTTTGGTGACTTCGCCAACGGTGCGCAGGTGGTTATCGACCAGTTCATCAGCTCCGGCGAGCAGAAGTGGGGCCGGATGTGTGGTCTGGTTATGCTGCTGCCGCACGGTTACGAAGGACAGGGCCCAGAGCACTCGTCTGCGAGACTGGAACGTTATCTGCAATTGTGCGCTGAGCAAAATATGCAGGTTTGTATTCCGTCAACGCCTGCACAGGTGTATCACATGCTTCGCCGTCAGGCGCTGCGCGGAATGCGCCGTCCGCTGGTGGTCATGTCACCAAAATCCCTGTTGCGCCATCCGCTGGCGATCTCTTCGCTGGAAGAACTGGCGAACGGCTCCTTCCAGCCTGCGATTGGCGAAATAGAAGAATTAGATCCGGCAGCCGTGAAGCGTGTCGTGCTTTGTTCCGGTAAGGTCTACTATGATTTGCTGGAGCAGCGCCGCAAGAACGAGCAGAAAGATGTCGCGATCGTCCGTATCGAACAGCTTTACCCGTTCCCGCATCAGGCAGTACAAGCGGCACTGGAATCTTTTGCCCATGTTCACGATTTCGTGTGGTGTCAGGAAGAGCCACTGAATCAGGGAGCCTGGTATTGCAGTCAGCACCATTTCCGTGAAGTGATTCCGTTTGGGGCTTCTTTACGTTACGCAGGACGCCCGGCGTCTGCATCACCCGCCGTTGGCTATATGTCCGTACACCAGAAACAACAGCAAGATCTGGTCGATGACGCGCTGAACGTTGATTAAATAAAAGGATAGATAATGAGTAGCGTAGATATTCTTGTACCCGACCTGCCTGAATCCGTCGCTGACGCCACTGTTGCTACCTGGCATAAAAAACCAGGCGATAGCGTTCAGCGCGATGAAGTACTGGTTGAAATTGAAACTGACAAAGTTGTACTGGAAGTGCCTGCTTCTGAAGCTGGCATTCTGGATGCTGTGCTGGAAGAGGAAGGCGCTACGGTAACGTCTCGCCAACTGCTGGGTCGTATCCGTCGTGGCGACAGCTCAGGCAAAGAAACCAGCGAGAAATCACAGAGCAAAGAATCAACACCGGCACAGCGCCATACGGCTGGGCTGGAAGAAGAGAATAGCGACGCACTCAGCCCTGCGATCCGCCGTCTGATTGCAGAGCACGATCTTGATGCCTCTGCTATCAAAGGCAGCGGCGTAGGTGGTCGAATTACTCGTGAAGACGTAGATAAGCATTTGGCTGCCCAGAAGAAAGAACCTGGCAAAGCGGCTAAGTCTGAGGCTTCGGCTGCTCCGGCGCCTGCTTTGGGTGCGCGCAGTGAAAAACGCGTACCGATGACGCGCCTGCGTAAACGTGTTGCAGAGCGTCTGCTGGAAGCGAAAAACAGCACGGCTATGCTGACGACGTTCAACGAAATCAACATGCAGCCCATCATGGATCTGCGCAAGCAGTACGGCGAAGCGTTTGAGAAGCGTCACGGTGTGCGTTTGGGCTTTATGTCCTTCTACATCAAAGCCGTGGTCGAAGCGCTGAAGCGTTATCCTGAAGTGAATGCTTCTATTGATGGCGAAGATGTGGTTTACCACAACTATTTCGATGTCAGCATTGCGGTTTCGACTCCGCGTGGTCTGGTTACGCCAGTGCTGCGTGATGTGGATGCGCTGGGCATGGCCGACATCGAGAAGCGTATCAAAGATCTGGCAGTGAAAGGCCGTGACGGCAAGCTGACGGTTGAAGAGTTACTGGGCGGTAACTTCACGATTACCAACGGCGGCGTCTTTGGTTCTCTGATGTCTACCCCGATCATCAACCCACCGCAGAGTGCGATTCTGGGTATGCACGCCATTAAAGATCGCCCAATGGCGGTGGATGGTCAGGTCGTTATTCTGCCGATGATGTATCTGGCGCTGTCTTACGATCACCGTTTAGTCGACGGCCGTGAATCCGTTGGCTTCCTGGTGACGGTGAAAGAGATGCTGGAAGATCCGGCGCGTCTGCTGTTAGACGTGTAGTCCGACAGGTAGACGTTTGATCTCGGGCGGATAACCCTGACGGTTTCCGCCCGAAGCGATATATCAGATTAAGTGCTATGCAGGTCGCTTTTTTCAGCGGCGTTATCCAAATATATCAGAGAGTTATTGGCGTTTTTCTCTACCGAAAGAGTCGGTGATGAAAAACCGCCTGCCGACTTATCTCCAAACCTAAATGGATAGAACATCATGAATTTACACGAGTATCAGGCAAAACAACTCTTTGCTCGATATGGTTTACCGGCACCGACCGGCTATGCCTGTACCACACCGCGTGAAGCGGAAGAAGCCGCGTCTAAAATTGGTGCGGGTCCGTGGGTCGTAAAATGTCAGGTTCACGCAGGCGGTCGCGGTAAAGCGGGCGGCGTTAAAGTCGTCAGTAACAAAGAAGATATCCGCGCCTTTGCTGAAAACTGGTTAGGTAAAAAACTTGTTACTTATCAAACTGACGCGCAGGGCCAACCGGTTCATCAAATTCTGGTTGAAGCGGCAACAGATATCGACAAAGAGCTTTATCTGGGTGCAGTTGTTGACCGTGGCACGCGTCGCGTGGTGTTCATGGCGTCCACAGAAGGTGGCGTAGAAATTGAAAAAGTGGCGGAAGAGACGCCGGAACTGATTCATAAAGCGGCGATCGATCCACTGGTAGGCCCACAGCCTTATCAGGGGCGCGAACTGGCTTTCAAACTGGGCCTGAGCGGTAAGCAAGTTGCTCAATTCACCAAAATCTTCATGGGTCTGGCGACGCTGTTCCTGGAGCGCGATCTGGCACTGGTAGAAATCAACCCGCTGGTTATCACTAAGCAGGGCGATTTGGTGTGTCTGGATGGCAAATTGGGCGCGGACGGCAATGCGTTGTTCCGTCAGCCTGAGCTGCGCGAAATGCGTGACCCAAGCCAGGAAGATTCCCGTGAAGCGCATGCGGCACAGTGGGAACTGAACTATGTTGCGCTG
Proteins encoded in this region:
- the pcp gene encoding pyroglutamyl-peptidase I, which produces MKTVLITAFEPFEGEAINPSWEAVKVLHQREVGGARVVACRLSCVFDVSLEQLYRAIAEWQPEVVIAVGQAGGRADISVERVAININDARIADNRGNQPIDTPVVEKGPAAYFSTLPVKALVQALRVAGIPASVSQTAGTFVCNHVMYGLLHHLHQQGDVVRGGFVHIPYSPEQAARHPGEPSMPTPLVTAALEVMIKQSLVQQVDVAVTGGALH
- the nei gene encoding endonuclease VIII, whose translation is MPEGPEIRRAADKLVEAVVGKTLTRVWFAFPELKPYEAELVGQQVRQIETRGKALLTYFSNDRVLYSHNQLYGVWRVVNAGESPETKRDLRVRLETQDRAILLYSASDIEMLTQETLSTHPFLQRVGPDVLDLSLTQEQVYERLLLPRFRRRQFSGLLLDQAFLAGLGNYLRVEILWQAQLAPQHTAAQLNEDQLQTLSQALLEIPRLSYNTRGTVDENRHHGAIFSFKVFHREGERCERCGGIIERTMLSSRPFYWCPGCQK
- a CDS encoding citrate synthase, which codes for MADKKATLTLEGKEPIELNVLSGTLGHDEIDIRPLGSKGYFTFDPGFTSTASCESKITYIDGDEGILLHRGFPIAQLAEKSNYLEVCYILLFGEVPTVEQYETFKTTVTRHTMIHEQITRLFHGFRRDSHPMAVLCGVTGALAAFYHDSLDINIERHREIAAYRLLSKMPTVAAMCYKYSLGQPFVYPKNNLSYAGNFLHMMFSTPCEEYVVNPVLERAMDRILILHADHEQNASTSTVRTAGSSGANPFACIAAGIASLWGPAHGGANEACLRMLEEISSVEHIPAFIERAKDKNDSFRLMGFGHRVYKNHDPRATVMRETCHEVLKELGRKDDLLEVAMELEHIALNDPYFIEKKLYPNVDFYSGIILKAMGIPSSMFTVIFAMARTVGWIAHWNEMHDDGIKIARPRQLYTGYDKRDFASNLKHD
- the sdhC gene encoding succinate dehydrogenase cytochrome b556 subunit; translated protein: MGKSVKKQRPVNLELQTIQFPVTAIASILHRVSGVITFVAVGILLWLLGTSLSSEEGFLRAAEIMDSFIVKFIVWGILVALAYHIVGGLRHLLMDFGYIEEDLAAGKRSANISFIITVVLSILAGVLVW
- the sdhD gene encoding succinate dehydrogenase membrane anchor subunit, with amino-acid sequence MVSNASALGRNGVHDWLLIRASAIVIVLYVIYIIGFIATAGDITYEIWRGFFAMALTKVFTLLTLFSILVHAWIGMWQVLTDYIKPLALRLTLQLAIVVALLVYVIYGTIVVWGA
- the sdhA gene encoding succinate dehydrogenase flavoprotein subunit, whose amino-acid sequence is MNLPVREFDAVVVGAGGAGMRAALQISQMGLSCALLSKVFPTRSHTVSAQGGITVALGNTHEDNWEWHMYDTVKGSDYIGDQDAIEYMCKTGPEAILELEHMGLPFSRLDDGSIYQRPFGGQSKNFGGEQAARTAAAADRTGHALLHTLYQQNLKNHTTIFSEWYALDLVKNQDGAVVGCTAICIETGEVVYFKAKATVLATGGAGRIYQSTTNAHINTGDGVGMALRAGVPLQDMEMWQFHPTGIAGAGVLVTEGCRGEGGYLLNKHGERFMERYAPNAKDLAGRDVVARSIMIEIREGRGCEGPWGPHAKLKLDHLGKDVLESRLPGILELSRTFAHVDPVKEPIPVIPTCHYMMGGIPTKVSGQALTVNEKGEDVVIPGLFAVGEIACVSVHGANRLGGNSLLDLVVFGRSAGIHLQESLEEQGASRDASDSDIEASLDRLNRWNNTRSGEDPVEIRKALQSCMQNNFSVFREGDAMAKGLEELKVIRERLKNARLDDTSSEFNTQRIECLELDNLMETAYATAVSANFRTESRGAHSRFDYPERDDENWLCHSLYLPQTDSMTRREVNMQPKLRPAFPPKVRTY
- a CDS encoding succinate dehydrogenase iron-sulfur subunit; translated protein: MKLEFSIYRYNPDVDDAPRMQDYQLEAEEGRDMMLLDALMLLKEQDPTLSFRRSCREGVCGSDGVNMNGKNGLACITPVSALRRGNSKIVIRPLPGLPVVRDLVVDMGQFYAQYEKIKPYLLNNGKNPPAREHLQSPEQRAKLDGLYECIMCACCSTSCPSFWWNPDKFVGPAGLLAAYRFLIDSRDTETKPRLDELDDAFSVFRCHGIMNCVNVCPKGLNPTKAIGHIKSMLLHRSA
- the sucA gene encoding 2-oxoglutarate dehydrogenase E1 component, giving the protein MQNGAMKAWLDSSYLAGANQSYIEQLYEDFLTDPDSIEHSWRSIFQQLPTSGVKPDQLHSKTREYFRRLAKDSSRFTSSVTDPDIDAKQVKVLQLINAFRFRGHQRANLDPIFLRPQEPVAELDLDYHNLTQDDLQESFNVGSFAIGKDTMKLEDLYEALKRTYCGSIGAEYMHMTSTEEKRWIQQRIESVMGQPSFSLEEKRRFLKELTAAEGLERYLGAKYPGAKRFSLEGGDALVPMLKELIRHAGANDTREVVLGMAHRGRLNVLINVLGKKSQDLFDEFAGKHKEHLGTGDVKYHQGFSSEFETAGGLVHLALAFNPSHLEIVSPVVTGSVRARLDRLSSQSGPRVLPITIHGDAAVSGQGVVQELLNMSTVRGYEVGGTLRIVINNRIGFTTSNPLDIRSTEYCTDIGKMVQAPIFHVNADDPEAVAFVTRLALDFRNAFKRDVFIDLICYRRHGHNEADEPSATQPMMYQKIKKHPTPRKVYADRLEQEKSITLEDATEMVNLYRDALDAGECVVEEWREMDMQSFTWTPYLNHEWDEPYPHATEMKRLQELAKRISEVPEGIDVHPRVAKVYADRAEMAAGNKPFDWGGAETLAYATLVDEGIPIRLSGEDSGRGTFFHRHAVVHNQKNGSSYTPLNHVHNGQGAFNVWDSVLSEEAILAFEYGYATAEPRTLTIWEAQFGDFANGAQVVIDQFISSGEQKWGRMCGLVMLLPHGYEGQGPEHSSARLERYLQLCAEQNMQVCIPSTPAQVYHMLRRQALRGMRRPLVVMSPKSLLRHPLAISSLEELANGSFQPAIGEIEELDPAAVKRVVLCSGKVYYDLLEQRRKNEQKDVAIVRIEQLYPFPHQAVQAALESFAHVHDFVWCQEEPLNQGAWYCSQHHFREVIPFGASLRYAGRPASASPAVGYMSVHQKQQQDLVDDALNVD